A segment of the bacterium genome:
TTCCACCGGAGCGATTCATTGGGCAGGGGGTTCGGTTTCGGAAACCGAATTACGTTCGATGATATCGACGTTAGTCCCGTAAGTTCGCCTTACGTATTATTTTAGGTAATGAAGAAATCGAGAGGGAAACCATGAAACCGGTCACTACTTCATTTTTGAAACGGCTATTCGCATCAGCAAGTTTATTGCTTCTACTTATCACATTAGCCGGGTCGAATGCGTCGGCGCAATCGATACGAGTAACAGCATTAGAAGATACGATTCGACATTCTGAACCGAATGTTACTCTCGGTGTTTGGTATCACGTTGAAAATTTAACGAACGATACGCTACATCTACTTTTCCGCTCGGTCCGCACATCGGTTCCAACTGGGTGGGGTGTGAGTATGTGTGTCGGTTCCGCTTGCTACCCGGAATTCATCGACTCTGTGACGTATGATATTCTTCCGCGCGACTTAGATAGTTGTGCTTTAGACTTGTATGTAGGTCCAGAAGTCGGACTTACTGCGACCGCAAGTATTACAATACAACGAATTGGTACAACCGAGTTACATTCGCGTACTGTGGTAGTTACTTCAGTTGATGCGCCGGAAGCATTATTGCCGACGACAACCTTCTTGAGCAATGTCTATCCGAACCCGTTCAATTCGCAAAGTGTTTTGCAAATGTCGCTTCCCAACCGCGGCAACATTGGTTTAGCTGTGTACGATATCTCGGGACGACGAATCGCGGGAACTCAGATCAATGGTACACCGGGCATTAACACGATACCATTACAACATCTTCTGCAAGAACAGACTTCGGGAAACTACTTCATTCAAGTGACTACGCCGTATGGCAATCGTACGCATCGGGTCACCTATCTCCGATAGTCTGCAAAGCCACACCGCACAGCCGCCCCATCACCGTAAATCGGTATGGGGCTGGGCGCTCTACGATGTCGCCAATAGCGCCTTTGCCACCACGATTCTCGCTGTCATCTTCAATAAATATTATGCGTTACAAGTTGCTGGTGGTGAAACTGGGATCGAATTCAATTGGTTTGGTTCAAGTTTCCAGATCCCCGGACCAACGCTATTCACCTACTTTGTCTCGCTATCTACACTCCTTGTAATGATTGTTTCCCCGTTGCTTGGAGCGATGGCGGACGAAACGCGACGGAAAAAATCGTTTCTTCTCGGCTCAACTATTATCGGCGCGGGCTGTACCGGGATGTTGTGGTGGGTTGGAGAAGGGGATTGGTTGTATGGCGGCATCTGGTTTGCCATCGCCAACTTTGGGTTTAATGCCGGTCTCACATTTTACGATGCACTCTTGAAAAATGTCTCGTCACCGAAGGAAGTCGGCTGGGTGAGTGGTTTTGGGTGGGGCGTTGGTTACTTGGGTGGTGGATTGCTCCTTTTCGTCAATCTTCTGATGCTGCAACCCCCGGCATGGTTGGGCATCACTGCTTTTCGGGTACAGGATACTTTTCTAAGCGTTAGCATCTGGTGGGTAATTTTCGCGATTCCGTTGTTTTTGTGGGTACGGGAACCAGCGGAGAAAGAACACCTCCACGTCAAAAGCATCTGGAAAGAATCATGGCGGCGGTTGGCTCACACCTTTCATGAAGTGAAAAAACTTCGCGATTTAGTCAGATTTCTACTCGCATACTTACTCTTCAATAATGGCGTACAGACGATTATCCTCATGGCTTCGATTTACGGGGAAGCGGAATTGAATATGACTTCCTCAGGTCTAATCCTCTTTTTCCTGATGATTCAAGGTTGTGGATTTGTCGGTTCAGTGACTTTTGGTAAGTTTGCAGACCGGGTGGGTGACCGGATTGTGTTACTTTCTACTCTGGTTGTTTGGGGGATTGTTTGTGTTTGGACTTATTTTATCGGAATATTCACCGATCCGATCACGGAATTCCATATTATTGGTGTATTAGCCGGTTTGGTGTTAGGGGCAAGTCAATCCTCAGCGCGATCGATGTTTGCCCGGTTCACACCGGCAGACCGTTCCGCCGAGTTTTTTGGCTTCTTTTCGGTACAAGGACGGCTCAGTACGCTGTTTGGTCCTTTGGTCTACGGTACGATGCTTTGGTTGACTGGATCGATTCGGTTGGCGATTCTTTGCCTTTTGAGCTTCTTTATCACCGGTGGGCTATTGCTTTGGTTTGTAAATGAGAAGCGTGGCGAACAAGTCGCCCGCGAGCTAACGTAGTTCGTTTCGCTATTGTTTTCGGGAAATAGTGTTGTACCTTGTAAGGTTTAGAACCCGGGAGGAATCATGTTCGGATTGGGTACACCTGAACTTATCGTGATTGCAGTGGTCATCTTATTGTTGTTCGGCGGCAAGAAGCTGCCGGAATTGATGCGCGGTCTCGGCGGTGGTGTGAAGGAGTTTAAGCAAGCGATGCGCGACGCTCCACCTCCCACGAACGATACAAGTACCGTCGCCAAGAGCGACCCACAATCACAACCACTAAATCCCAATGGAAAACAATCCTAACGGTACGACCGTTGTTTGATAAACTACGTATTCCTGTTTCCGAAACAAACCCACTCCTTCGGGTGTGGGTTTCGTTATGTATTGGCTTTCCCGCAATTGCAATGGTATCGATTGCGGGGGCAAACCTACTCCTCCCCCTAACGATTTTAGGGTTTTTCTTTCTACCTCATACATTTAGCTTTCCGAAAAATCACCTGCTTTGGAGCATTTTACTCGGATTTATCGGGTGGTCACTTCTCACTACCGCAATTTCCCCCTATGGCGCTCATTGGGGCTCATGGTTTGAGGAACTTTCAACTATACTGGCAATTCTTCCCGGGATTATAGTCGGCAGCTCGCTAACACGCATACAACGCAGTTACAGGATTGTTGCTGTTGTGCTGCTGCTCGTAGCGGGTTATGCGGTGTGGCAATTCTTCTTTGGCTGGGATATCGTACGGGGTTGGCAACCGTTGCGGTTTCAGTTTCATCGTTATCACGCGGTAGGTTTACAAGATTTTCATCTCACCTATGCCGGGGTAATCGCAGTCTGTTTACCATTAGCGGCTGCAGTTTGGTCAACTGCAATAGGAAGCTTTGTTGCAGTTAGCGGCGTCGCGGCAGTTATGGCAACAATGGCGCGTTCGATGATGGGAGCAATGGGGGTTAGTGCTATACTACTCGGTATTCTGGGAAAGAAGAAGTTACGAATTCTTGCTGTTACCATCATTGTTGCATTGTTGGTGTTACCGCAAACTGTGTTTCAGGCAGCCGGTGAACGGTTTGCCCGCGGGGTTGCCATCAATTCGGAAAAGGCCGGGGAAGGTGATCCTACAAGGCGGTATCTTTGGCTGACGTCGCTGGCAATTATCAAGGATCACCCGATTGCTGGCGTTGGTAATAATCGTTGGGATGAAGCATTTTTTACGTACAAAATTCCTTTTGACGGTTATAGTTCTACAGCTCATCCTCATAACGATTTTCTTTCGACGGCAGTTGAATATGGAATCCCGGGAGCACTTATATTTGCTACATTTTGGTTTGCTTTTCTGATTCTCCTTGTCAAGCGTCCTACCGATGAACCGAACGAAATGCGCGAATATCGGATCGCTGGTTTGGCTGGGATTCTTACGATTCTCATCGGTGGATTGGTGCAATGTTATTTAACCGACGCCGAAGTGTCGCTACAGGTTTGGTTTTTAACAGGAACATTGATTTCGATGATTTCTACCCAACAAATGGTAATGATTCGGAGTGATAACCGATGAGGATTATTTTGGATGCCCGTAAGTGGAGTGATGGCGGGATCGGTCTCGCGGTGCGGTTGTTAGCGGAGCAGTTTACCCGGAAGGGCGTCGAAGTTATCTGCATAAGTCATGAGAATGATGTTACGAAAATTGAGCAAACAACAGAAGTAAAACCGGTTGTCTGTAATGCCCGCAATTATTCGCTGCAAGAATTATGGCAAGTCGGCGCGGCCGCGAACACAATGCAAGCCGATTTGTTCTACGCGCCTCATTACGTCGTTCCGTTTGGTCTTAAAATTCCGATTGTAACGTTAATCCACGACGCGATCCAACTAATGTTTCCCGACCAATTTTCGCTCGTTCAACGAACTTATGCTCAATACATGATTGGTCGGGCGATGCGAATTTCAACGAAAATCGTAACGCAAAGCGAAACGGTTCGATTGGATTTACTGGAGCGCTTTCCCGGGGTAATGCCGGCAAAAGTTCGGACGGTACGTATGATTCCCGATCCGATCTGGCGAAAAGTGCCCGGAGAACCACCTCCGGTCTGGACACCAGAAGTCTACTGCATTTACTGTGGTGCGTATCGGCAACACAAAAATCTATCATTCTTAGCGGAACTCTGGAAATCTTCACGGGCATTACCACCGTTAGTAATCGTAGGAGATGATTTGGACAAATATCCAGCCTTACGCAAAGAAATTCGACCTTTGTTAACTACGGGGCAATGGGTTGATGGTGGGTTGGTGCCGTTTTCACAGTTGCGGGAATTGGTGGCTGGCGCGTTTGCGCTACTCCTCCCCTCGAGGTATGAAGGGTATGGACAACCCCCCTTAGAGGCGATGTTATCCGGTGTTCCCGCTATCGTAAGCAATTGTGGTGCGATCCCGGAAATCTCTGGTTCTGGTGCGAAAGTTCTTCCCTTGACTTCGCCGACGCTTTGGATAGCCGAACTCATGGAACTCAAGAAGACCGAGTATCGAAATCAAAGAATAGCAATCGGTTCAAACTGGGTAGCAAGCTTTGATACTGACCAATGGATCGAAGGACACATCGCAGCGTGCAGGGAAGCAATCCAGCTTTGCCCGGCAAAAACACCATAGAAACATCAGCAGTGCTATCGTATCCAACACGGAAATCATTGTGTTTGGTGACATCTCTTCTTGATTTTTTTTTATTCATTCTTGCATCGGCATTGCCACAAATCTCATCAACGGTTACATTAAGAATTCTACAGGATGAATAATCATCCTTATAATGATATCAACATTCAATCGAATAGGTAACAGTGTTAAACAATAGATTTCCACTTCGATTAATCGCTTTTGCACCATTTTGTCTTGCTTTACTTGATGTAACTGTGTTTTCAGACCAGTTCTCGAGTTGGCAGGTTTTTCTATTGTTGGGTCTTCTCCTTTTTGGAATCTACCTCTTTACGATTGCCCGCCATATTGATAACGAACTCACAACAAGAAAAACAGCCTCCACTCTTCCACATAACCAAAGTAAAGTAGAATCTGGAAATGATGTTATTGCACCTAATGCCGAATTCTGTCATAACTGTTCAAGAATTCATGAATTGTATAACACAACTGCGATCACTCCTGTAAACTCAAAGCTGATCATGGATATTTTACCCGATCCAGTCTGGATAAAAGATTGTAACGGGAAATACTTAGTTGCCAACCAAGAGTATGCTAAGCGTTTAGGATTCACGAACCCCGAGCACATGATTGGAAAAACCGATTTCGACATCTGTTCAGTTGAAGATGCCGACCGTTATACCGCCGGCGATAACCAAGTCTTTTCAACCAAAACACAACTGATCGAGGAATCTTTCTTCGTTCATCTCGATGGCACCAGCGGTTGGTTTAGTGTGTCAAAAACACCAATGATCGATGCGAATGGGAACTGTATCGGATTGTTAGGAACCGCCCATAATATTAGCGACCGGAAGCGGACAGAACAATTGTTACAGCAGTCTAAAGCGGAGTTGGAAGAAATGGTGCGGGATCGCACAATGAAATTGCGGCATGCCTTCGATGACTTAAAGCTGTCAGAAGAGCGATTCCGAACGATTATTCAAGATCAAACCGAAATGATTTGCCGGTTCAATGTCGATGGTACTTACTCATTCGTAAATGAAACCTTTGCCCGTTTTTTTGGATCACGTTCCGAGCTTGTTATTGGTAAGAATTTCTATACCCAAATCGAGAGCGAGGCCAGTGATTATATCAAAAGTTTACTCTGCAGCATCTCTTCCACTAACCCAACTTTTTCGACCGAACTGCCGCTCATTGACAAAGATGGCATCAAGCGGTGGACTCATTGGACTGCGCGGGGACTATTCGATGAAAGTGGGAACTTGCGGGAAGTACAAGCGGTTGGCCGAGACATTTCCGAGCGGGTGCACGCAGAGTTATCGCTCCGTGAGAAGCAACTTCAGATTGACCAACTTATCGAACATGTCGATGCTGTTTTGTGGGAATTCGATTTAGAAACTTACCAGTATCTCTTTATCAGCCGTCAAGTCGAGCACTTGTTGGGATACCCCCATCAGGATTGGACGACCAATTCAACGTTCTGGATTGACCATGTTCATCCCGAGGATCAATTATTAGCAATCGGAAAACTGTCGATTAGTGACAGCACTGAACTCGAAAAGTATCTCGAATACCGGATGATTACGAGCGACGGTCGGGTGATTTGGGTACTTGATCGAGCAAGGATCTACAAATCTCCAACAGGTAACCGGCTGCGGGGTGTTTTTGTCGACATCACTCAAAAGAAGCGTGATGAGTTGGTGCGTAATTCGCTGTTGGAGATTATGCGCTCTACTTCTGCGTTACAATCACTTGAAGAAATGTTAGCGGCAGTTCATCAGTCTGTTAATACGCTGATGGATGCGAGCAATTTCTTTGTCGCACTATACGACCCCGATGAGGATGCATATTCGTTTCCCTACTCCTTCGATCCATTCGATGAACCAGTTCCAACCCGAACGTTAATTCCGTTAAAGAAATCGCTCACGGATTATGTACGTCGAACCGGACACGCTTTGTTCTGCGATGAAGCGAAATTTCAGGAACTAACTAACGAAGGCGAGGTGGAACTGGTTGGCGTACAGTCGGTTTGCTGGTTGGGCGTACCGCTGATTACACAACGCGGAGTCATTGGTGTAACAGTCGCACAGACCTATGCAACAGACCAGATTTACACAAAGTCCGATTTTGAATT
Coding sequences within it:
- a CDS encoding T9SS type A sorting domain-containing protein, producing MKPVTTSFLKRLFASASLLLLLITLAGSNASAQSIRVTALEDTIRHSEPNVTLGVWYHVENLTNDTLHLLFRSVRTSVPTGWGVSMCVGSACYPEFIDSVTYDILPRDLDSCALDLYVGPEVGLTATASITIQRIGTTELHSRTVVVTSVDAPEALLPTTTFLSNVYPNPFNSQSVLQMSLPNRGNIGLAVYDISGRRIAGTQINGTPGINTIPLQHLLQEQTSGNYFIQVTTPYGNRTHRVTYLR
- a CDS encoding MFS transporter — its product is MAIVRIGSPISDSLQSHTAQPPHHRKSVWGWALYDVANSAFATTILAVIFNKYYALQVAGGETGIEFNWFGSSFQIPGPTLFTYFVSLSTLLVMIVSPLLGAMADETRRKKSFLLGSTIIGAGCTGMLWWVGEGDWLYGGIWFAIANFGFNAGLTFYDALLKNVSSPKEVGWVSGFGWGVGYLGGGLLLFVNLLMLQPPAWLGITAFRVQDTFLSVSIWWVIFAIPLFLWVREPAEKEHLHVKSIWKESWRRLAHTFHEVKKLRDLVRFLLAYLLFNNGVQTIILMASIYGEAELNMTSSGLILFFLMIQGCGFVGSVTFGKFADRVGDRIVLLSTLVVWGIVCVWTYFIGIFTDPITEFHIIGVLAGLVLGASQSSARSMFARFTPADRSAEFFGFFSVQGRLSTLFGPLVYGTMLWLTGSIRLAILCLLSFFITGGLLLWFVNEKRGEQVARELT
- a CDS encoding twin-arginine translocase TatA/TatE family subunit, whose product is MFGLGTPELIVIAVVILLLFGGKKLPELMRGLGGGVKEFKQAMRDAPPPTNDTSTVAKSDPQSQPLNPNGKQS
- a CDS encoding O-antigen ligase family protein, whose protein sequence is MFDKLRIPVSETNPLLRVWVSLCIGFPAIAMVSIAGANLLLPLTILGFFFLPHTFSFPKNHLLWSILLGFIGWSLLTTAISPYGAHWGSWFEELSTILAILPGIIVGSSLTRIQRSYRIVAVVLLLVAGYAVWQFFFGWDIVRGWQPLRFQFHRYHAVGLQDFHLTYAGVIAVCLPLAAAVWSTAIGSFVAVSGVAAVMATMARSMMGAMGVSAILLGILGKKKLRILAVTIIVALLVLPQTVFQAAGERFARGVAINSEKAGEGDPTRRYLWLTSLAIIKDHPIAGVGNNRWDEAFFTYKIPFDGYSSTAHPHNDFLSTAVEYGIPGALIFATFWFAFLILLVKRPTDEPNEMREYRIAGLAGILTILIGGLVQCYLTDAEVSLQVWFLTGTLISMISTQQMVMIRSDNR
- a CDS encoding glycosyltransferase yields the protein MRIILDARKWSDGGIGLAVRLLAEQFTRKGVEVICISHENDVTKIEQTTEVKPVVCNARNYSLQELWQVGAAANTMQADLFYAPHYVVPFGLKIPIVTLIHDAIQLMFPDQFSLVQRTYAQYMIGRAMRISTKIVTQSETVRLDLLERFPGVMPAKVRTVRMIPDPIWRKVPGEPPPVWTPEVYCIYCGAYRQHKNLSFLAELWKSSRALPPLVIVGDDLDKYPALRKEIRPLLTTGQWVDGGLVPFSQLRELVAGAFALLLPSRYEGYGQPPLEAMLSGVPAIVSNCGAIPEISGSGAKVLPLTSPTLWIAELMELKKTEYRNQRIAIGSNWVASFDTDQWIEGHIAACREAIQLCPAKTP
- a CDS encoding PAS domain S-box protein, with translation MLNNRFPLRLIAFAPFCLALLDVTVFSDQFSSWQVFLLLGLLLFGIYLFTIARHIDNELTTRKTASTLPHNQSKVESGNDVIAPNAEFCHNCSRIHELYNTTAITPVNSKLIMDILPDPVWIKDCNGKYLVANQEYAKRLGFTNPEHMIGKTDFDICSVEDADRYTAGDNQVFSTKTQLIEESFFVHLDGTSGWFSVSKTPMIDANGNCIGLLGTAHNISDRKRTEQLLQQSKAELEEMVRDRTMKLRHAFDDLKLSEERFRTIIQDQTEMICRFNVDGTYSFVNETFARFFGSRSELVIGKNFYTQIESEASDYIKSLLCSISSTNPTFSTELPLIDKDGIKRWTHWTARGLFDESGNLREVQAVGRDISERVHAELSLREKQLQIDQLIEHVDAVLWEFDLETYQYLFISRQVEHLLGYPHQDWTTNSTFWIDHVHPEDQLLAIGKLSISDSTELEKYLEYRMITSDGRVIWVLDRARIYKSPTGNRLRGVFVDITQKKRDELVRNSLLEIMRSTSALQSLEEMLAAVHQSVNTLMDASNFFVALYDPDEDAYSFPYSFDPFDEPVPTRTLIPLKKSLTDYVRRTGHALFCDEAKFQELTNEGEVELVGVQSVCWLGVPLITQRGVIGVTVAQTYATDQIYTKSDFE